From the Selenomonas sp. oral taxon 920 genome, the window TTGACCACGGAGAGCATTTCCTCCCACGACTGCGGTTTCTCGATGCGTCGCACATCCATGTGCGCCGTGCCGCCCTCGGTGTCGATGAAGAGCGGATCGGGGAATTTTGCGGCAAGACCGGACTTTCCAATCCCCTCAGCCCCGTAGATGACCACCTTTTGGGCGCGGTCAATTTTCCCTTTCGTAATGTTCAGCATGATCTATTTCCTCCCTACTTGATCCGAAGACTCCGTCCTCTCGGCTCCAAACGTGCGCCGGGGACTTCCTCGCCGCCGCTTAATGCCTCATAGAGAGCCTCGCGATTCACTTCCTTATGCGCCGGCACAGTGACGAGGTATGCCTCCGGGATAAGAGCGGCATCGTCAATCTTGAGGGGCTGTTTGCCGCCGTTCTTCTGAACGCTCATGACACCATACTTGGTGGGAACTTTGGTTTTCCCCATCGCATCGAGGTTCTGCCGGTACCACTCCTTGATTCGTTTGATGCGGTTCTCTAAAATCTGCCGCTGCGCTTCAAAGCGTTTCTCTTCCTTCCTGTATGCCTCCGCATACGCTTCCAGCGATTTGATGAGCGCGATGCCGCCCGCGCATTTCTCCTCAAGGGCGCACTCGATGGACTGCAGCCCCTCTTCCAAAAGTTCCAAGTCCATCGTTTCATCCAAGACGAGGTCAAAGAGCGCGTTGAAACCTGCAGCAAGCTCATAAAGCGGTCGTGCCGGCATATGCACCCTCCTTCCCCTTCTCGAAGATGGCTACCTCGTCCACGGAATCTCCCGGCACGATCACCGTGAGCTTCACGGGACAACCAAGGAAGAAGCGAAGCAGACGCTCCCGCACTGTGAGCCGGTGGCAGGCCATGATCCCACCGCTCTGGCGCTCCCTGGATACCTTGATGTTGAGTGTGTGATGCATCGTGATTCATCCTTTCCGAAGGGCGGTTTGATGTTGCCCTTCACCTAAGAGCCACGGAAAATGCAAAACTTCATGGTTTTTAGAGAAAATTTTTCTTGTCGGGCAAGAATTTCCTGAGCCGCTGATAGATGCGCCGCATCCGCTCCGATATGGTGCTTTCCAATACGCCCTCCTGACGCGCAATCTCCGACTGGCGCACGCCTTCCCAGAACACACGCCGCAGAAGCTCCCGTTGCTGCGGACGAAGCTGCGCAATGGCGTGATGAAGCTCCGAATAATCCGCGCCGAGCAAAGCCGTCGACACATCGGGCATGGCATCCGCCCTCCGGCGGTCAAGATCATCGGCAGACAAGTGGACATGACGGCGCGTCTCGGTGCGATTCCTTCGGAAGGTTGGAGCATTGACCTCGGCATCCAAAATCTCCTGTGCCGTGCGCCGCTGAACTGCGTTCTTGTCCTCGGCTTCATCCAGACGCTGCCGATAGTCCGTCTCCACCATGACGGTGCATTCCTCCTCGGGAACTTCCAAAACAGTCGGATGGAGCTTGTCTTCGTAATACAGAGTGATTTTCATGGTCGTGTCCTTTCCGCCTTGGATGCGGGCGGCAGGAACACAAAAGGCCGATGCACGCGATGTACACCGGCCTCTTTCGCCTGAAAATGGGCGCAAAAAGTCACGGTGGAAACACCGAAGTGCCAATACTGCTCGTGCAGTTCGTCTCTTCGTGCGTTCCCGCCGCCCCTAATGGCCATCTCAAGGCATTGAGAAATTTACAAGATTTACGATTACGGCTTGTGAATGTTCACATTCACATAAATTCCATTAACAAAAATGTAGATTTTTCCCCCTTACTGCTGATATAATAGAAACTGTGTTTTATGTGCGATGATGTTCTCTCACCATCCGGGTAAAGCATACCAAATCCGCTCCCTCAAAAATTGGACTCCGATGGACGGGAGCGGACAGACTCTGTCCACTTTTCGCGAAGGGGGAGTTTTGTGTTAACCATCAGTCTGTTTTTACAGATCATGAGAAAGTACGTTGGTGCGGAGAACAAATCGATACCGAGTTTCTGCGCCTACTTCTTTGCCCTCTTTATGAAGGAACCGATCTCTTCTCGCGAGGTTGGTCTGGACGATGATGACAAGTACTACCCTTTCGGCAAGGAATCTGAGAAAAGTGCCGCCTACAAAATGTACAAGGGAAAGAGAGACATCCCGGAATCTGTCCTGCGGGCGGTTCATGCCAATCTTGACAAGAGCCGCTTCTTGGAAGCAGCCGCAGATATCCCCTTCGATGCCCGCAAAAATCTGTGCACCGACCTCTCTCAATACAGGGTAGATTGCACCACAGACAATGTGGACGAGACGTGCGCCGAGATTTTCTGCAGCATCATCAAAGCGGAACTGCAAAAACTCCCCGGCGCCCAAATTGATCTCTTTGAGGGAAGGAACGAAGTCGGCGAAGCTGTTCCTCCTGTGCCGATTCAACCCGCCCGCTTTGTGGATGGAGCGGTCTATCTTCCCGACGGCGATGTCATTAAACTGTCTGTCGCCCTGAAACCCTACAAGAATATCAACGAAGCCACGCTCCCGTATATCCATGCGCTCTGCGAGGTATATACGGAGCGGCTCGCAAAGGAAGTCACGCCCAAGACCACAGGCGAATTGCCGGAAAAACTGCAA encodes:
- a CDS encoding RNA polymerase sigma factor — protein: MKITLYYEDKLHPTVLEVPEEECTVMVETDYRQRLDEAEDKNAVQRRTAQEILDAEVNAPTFRRNRTETRRHVHLSADDLDRRRADAMPDVSTALLGADYSELHHAIAQLRPQQRELLRRVFWEGVRQSEIARQEGVLESTISERMRRIYQRLRKFLPDKKNFL
- a CDS encoding ABC-three component system protein yields the protein MLTISLFLQIMRKYVGAENKSIPSFCAYFFALFMKEPISSREVGLDDDDKYYPFGKESEKSAAYKMYKGKRDIPESVLRAVHANLDKSRFLEAAADIPFDARKNLCTDLSQYRVDCTTDNVDETCAEIFCSIIKAELQKLPGAQIDLFEGRNEVGEAVPPVPIQPARFVDGAVYLPDGDVIKLSVALKPYKNINEATLPYIHALCEVYTERLAKEVTPKTTGELPEKLQRHLELQRQAYFDAKSIERSVRDAFVDGERQFDALKDDAYDGIEMVYFDENHETGYDRLQEVLKKITSTELAKSNLVNIKGFITNKTRKGICHILVDDARIKSWVNTDA
- a CDS encoding siphovirus Gp157 family protein, coding for MPARPLYELAAGFNALFDLVLDETMDLELLEEGLQSIECALEEKCAGGIALIKSLEAYAEAYRKEEKRFEAQRQILENRIKRIKEWYRQNLDAMGKTKVPTKYGVMSVQKNGGKQPLKIDDAALIPEAYLVTVPAHKEVNREALYEALSGGEEVPGARLEPRGRSLRIK